The DNA sequence tcttttacccacacttgatattttttttttaaataaaaaagatttttggatttttttttaaaatgataaattataaaaaaacatattttttttgtaattgatttgttgaaaaaaaaataaaaaaattattacgataCTGAATTTAgttgacgtctaataatttttcatttttttaaaaacaataaattatagaatagAATGGAggaaatttcatatatatatatatatatatatatatatatatatatatatatatatatatatatatgtcgttATATTGTTatcaacatatttattttgtagaaattttttatatatactggaggtaagtaaaaaaaaatcaatttgttACTTTggcatttaaatttaccgcctccatattatttattttatgcgggatttttaaatttgaattctcaacatttatttttattaattataattattaatactgagttttataattaaccaTGAGATTTAACAATGCcagtgattaataatttttaaaatatttaatttaaaattaaattttgaaaaagtattataataaaaaaatgaaatcaaaatatatcattataaaaaaaaaacaaaaaaaaaaaaaatgatgtaaaatttttttttatacaagaattaaattgaattatttattgaatgtttttttttatacgacagTAAAAAATGTGAGCATTGAAGTCTCCAATCCTTTTTCATTTGTGTCTCTAGAGGGCTCCAacataaaatatcatatacCCGTATGCCCATGACATCAcataatatatgaataataatttctcgTATGGACATGTAACCAGTAGCTATGCTGTCAAAATAATCTATCAAACCATGTCAaaacaaaataactttttctcCACCATTAATCAagtatctataaaaaaaaaagcaaagaaaatacttcaataatatttataaatatttatcaaaaaaattttttcaatttccatagtattaatttccattaaaaaaaataatcaactacatatttatatattttcagtatAATGATTCCAATAATACGGAATGACAATACCAGCAACGGTCTTTGTCCGCTTGTCACCTGTTTGTCTGGTTACTGCTCGTGATCTacacaaaagaaataaattaaaaaaacaagtcCGAGCGAGAGAGAGATCGTGAGAACCGGTAGAGAGGTCCGGTAGTTTCGTCGTTACCGATCAAGTCTCTGTCCAAGTTTTGCGGGTGGAGAACCGCTGATATTTAGCAGGGCTGGGTGTCAGGGACGCACCATCAACCtgcgaaaattcaaaattaataaacaaataaatttcaaaaatttcattcattttaatatccaccaacaaattataaaaccaCAAGTTAGTTTCAtgcagtttttattttatttaatttctaaacTTACTTTATCATTcaacttttcttttaatgaAGAAGCCTTTAGTTTCATGATAGTGAATATTCGTAATATttgaatcattaattaatttattgccgtttttttatagagaataattttgaatttactactactactattactacaGACAGCAGTTTCCACTGacggacaaaaatttaaaaatttagtatgatcctgaagttagaagacaattaaaaatttctttatttttttttaaacaattttatttaaatttaaaaaaaaaaactaaaaatatgcgcatgtagaaaattaaaaaaactacaggtgcaattttttcaaatattttttcttttaatatatcgtttttaaaaaaaataattagacgtcggctaatttcGGTATCATAATTTAGTGGGGCACAAGGAAATGTGACAGCGGCCCTGGTTTTCTGGAAATCGTCAGTGGTCCGGGGCCATTAAACGCGTTTTATGTGTCTTGCAATTTGATCCTGCAGCGCTCAGTGCGCCGATCAGAGAGTAACAGAGAGTAATTTACGCGAATTCCTCAGCATCGTGTGGACTCTCTGCAGGTGGGCTGAACTTATAATCCAAAATTGTAACTACGGTACCACTAAGTCTGCTGTCAACATTGtgttactatttatatttataaatatataataataaataataataataataaacaacgcacgcgttatatatatgtatatttttaaggATCGATAAATCGTTCGATCATCGGTCGCAACAATTTCGTGCACTCGACGAGTGcacgacaaaaaataaaaaaaaatacatacgaCATTGAGGGCATCGTCTCTGCAATATttgtgagtaaaaaaaaagaaattcttgtaaattattatgattaaatagTGGTAATAATTGTGTATtatgatgaaatttattatttaatatttgaatttgtgtaTTATTATGTAatgtcatattaattttattgattgcaGGGTAAATGATTGCTAGTTGTTGAAGTGTAATGCAGGGCATTATGCCAGTTAAAACTAAAACGAGAGtaccagaaagtatgggtgtTTCTGGAGACCTGGTTGATGCTCGTGCTAAGCAAGTTCTTCGGGAAGCTGTTGATGCTGTTGTTAATAGTTTTGCTAAACATACTCAAGGATATGGAAGAggtaagatttttaaatatattttattatactcaagtttgctgacgtctaataactttctgatattttttcaaaacaataaattgtaaaaaaaaaatatttgagataaTTGCACccatagtttttaaaattttctacatgtgtctatttttagttttttttttttttcataatttattcgttgcataaaaactgaaaatttttgattgtatcaatttcaggatcattattttatgatactaaaattagccgacgtctaataactttttgatttttgttcaaagcaataatttataagaaaaaattgcacctacagtttttcgaattttctatacgtgcatatttttagtttttttttttttttttgtaattgatttgttaaaaaaaaataaacaaattgttGATTGTCTGTAAATTTGaggatcattatatttttacattgaaatattttttattttttgttatgatTAGTTAATGTCGTGGAGGCATTGCAAGAGTTCTGGCAGATGAAACAAAGTAGAGGTACGGAGTTAAGAAACGGCGCATTGGTTATTTATGAATCAGTACCTGGTGCAAGCCCTCCATATGTTTGCTATGTAACACTACCTGGTGGTTCTTGCTTTGGTAGCTTTCAAAGTTGTCCAACAAAAGCCGAAGCACGTAGGTCAGCTGCTAAAATAGCACTGATGAATTCAGTGTTCAATGAACATCCGTCGAGGAAAATAACTGATGATTTTATTGAGAAAGCTGTCGCCGAGGCCAGAGCTAGTTTTAATAAACCAGCCTCGACTTCCAATGGTCAATCACAGGTTAAATACTATTTTGTGTTgtatgatttgtttatttgtttacggacagttaaaaattatcaatttttatttattcctgTAGAATAGCGGAGATGAAAAGGAAGATCCTAATACAGGTATTGGTGCATTTCGCTTTATGTTAGAGTGCAATCGTGGCAGAACAATGTTAGAGTTCCAAGAATTGATGACTGTATTCCAATTGCTGCATTGGAATGGATCATTAAAAGCAATGAGAGAAAGACAATGCAGCAGACAAGAAGTCGTTGCTCATTACAGCCATCGTGCTCTTGATGATGACATGCGAAGCCAAATGGCACTTGATTGGGTTGCTAGGGAACACGAAAATGGTGGCGGAGTTGTTGCTATGGAACTTGCTCTTGCTGAGAGAGAATTGGAGACTGCTAGACTTGCTGGCCGTGAATTACGATTCCCTAAAGAGAAAAAAGATATTCTCATGCTTGCTCATGCTCAAGTCTGTCcacagtaaattttaaattattattatttcttttcattaGGACTATTGAACCGGTTATAACAGTAAATCagcatttttaattaacgtttTACTGcggttattgaaattatttttagtaattaattcattattggCAGAAATTTACAAGCTACATCGACTCATCGAATATTTCTCGTTTATTAATTAGGAttcatgaatatttaataacattaaattttttttttagacaaccttagaaaatttttatgaatttaagttcaattagaaaatttaatgaaatctttttatttagtaaattatttattcatatatatatatttttttttactaaaaattatattattttttttacaatgagatgagaattatttttacaatttgaaggcgttaaatttatttgagttaCTGCATATTATTATCACTTTAATTACTCTTATTAAATATCTCCGcgttattttttactattattattattttatttaataaaatgggGATTGAAATACTAGATCGCtaggaatttaattttcattgataaattatttggcCAGTgtcgttattaaaaaaaaaaaaaaattaattaattaaacaaaagattaatgtaattaatcggtttatttataacaataaaattacattttaaggCCATTCGCAGACTGCctcgagtttttaaaaattttcaataactcAGCTGctgtaagaataataaattttattaatgaattaaaaatagttgaagcattaattgaaaaattacttacagttgatatcaattaGGATTGaggttaaacgaaatttgaaagataaatttcagtaaaatcttcatgtcatttttataattaaaattttttaacttaattcaACTCCCAATTAATAACaactgcaatttttttttaaattttaaacctcGGCGAAATTGCAACTGCCCTTTTTTCAAtaaaggttttaatttttttaaattaattaataaaatttaaatgcaattatgacagataaaaataaatggataattttaaaaaattggcagCACTGTTTTAGAATGTccttaattgattaaattaattaataaataatttgtatataaaagaGAAAGTTTAAAGCAATTGTGGAGTCGCGAGAATCCGCTTTTTAAACAAAGTCTTCCACTGTCATTGtgttgttataattatatattgggcattgattaattaaattcgcGAGCTTAATGTTTGTGCCTAACTTGCCCAACCAAGTTAAGTTAATTATAGcaattatattgtttttaaaatactttattaattcattatttttatcgtgtcttatatatttagatataggtattagatattaaataaatatatatataataaacgtGGGAAGGCTAAGTAACTGATTACACGAGAttgtctatttttattttattttgttttttataaaatcttgtGTTATCTCGCGAATATTGTGTGATAAATATCTAGTGTAATATTCATTCTTCCATTTTATTGATATCAAAATGTTATTGTCTTTCTGCCAAACGTTTTGACACGTGATATAtcattacgttttttttttttaataagacaGTAAGTTAGtttgagtaaaatattaatatttgtatactgataaaacaaaatcgaatatgttattttttgataaaaaaaaaaaaaattttgaatgcacAAATCAATCCGTACTgcattcaaattataattgatataaagttttaaatttaattaattaaatagtttataacgatgtttatttttatgttattgtattaaatattaacaattgataaaacattgaatttattatttttatattttatcacaaCATTCATTTATGTATCAACTGCACTGTCAGTTTTCGAAGGCGAACTTCTATTATCATCTTTTTCTTGTGTTGGATGCTCTAAAATTGTGTCTATTATTCCAAATTCTTTAGCTTCTGATggattcataaatttatctctctccATACTattttctgtaattaattattttattttattaattattgtttaaaattttgattagtcgcaataatgaaattaaacttaagaattttaatttaaaattaaaaaattcaatttaaaagtaatctgaattactaaaatttatttaaatttattaaagaaacagACTCATTACCGAAGCAAaagtaacttaaaaaaaaaccagactttaattaattgatttgcattaaattaaaaattcacataacaatcagaattaattattttagcaaacgattgataaaaaaaaattttaaatactgtttaaaattttatcaagttaGCTCTTGAATTTTGAGCGTAAATACCATACCTATTCTAGAAATATCAAGACCAGTATGTTTCACATATAgatgatttatttgatttttcaattttaaaatttcttccGCTTGAATTTGGATATCAGTGGCTTGGCCTTGAACTCCTCCAGAAGGTTGGTGGATCATAATCCTTGCATTGGGAAGTGAATGTCTCATACCAGGGGCACCAGCTGCCAGCAATAAACTTGCCATTGAACAGGCTTGACCTACACACCAGGTTGCTATTGGTGGAAGGACATATTGCATTGTATCATAAATTCCTAGACCTGCTGTTACACTTCCACCCGGTGAATTAATGTACAAGTGAATTGGCTTTTTATTGCTTTCTGATTGCAGAAATAGTAATTGCGCTATTACCAACGATGAAACATCATCTGTTacctataaaataaaattaaaattctaattaattaacgggCAATTAGGACACTTAtatgtgaaattatttatttattttttaccaacGTTTCGTCACTAATATCTGAGCCCTAAGGAAGTCACAAATGGTGACGAAacgttgataaaaaattgaaaaataattgcacaTGTGTCCTTTTTcccgttaattaattagagttATACTGAATAAACTGGACATAAAcaacaaaagtttaaaatgaaaatatttagggcacattataaaacattaagtatactgtaaaaaaacgggagtaaattcggattttattcaaatctgtCACtcgaagtttgaaaaaaaattacttcgcatacggagtaagtgaggagtttattttttcaccgAAGAATTTTACTCTGAACCGGAGttgcaatattaaaataaatctctTCAGGGTGAATTTTACTTCAAAgggatcaaataaatatagtcATTTGCTTCGCATTCATTCAGGATTTATCCACGTTTACTCCGCAAACTTTTTACACTAGAAAAAGTGTAATCagtatgagtgtgaatgtagcagatatcagacaattcataaataaattaaaataatgaaatttaaaaaaacgcgagtagtaatttttcattgatctaagcattttaaaatttttattctacttagattttagttatttactcaaaaatataaaaaattgccaCTTATTAGTTACATTCACATTAAtcggtaaatatatattattttaagtaaaaaattaataatatttgttgatACTCACTGCTCCCATAAGACAAATAATTCGATCTTTTAATAATCTTGAATAAATGTCATAAGCTCGTTCTCCTCGACCAGTTTGTTCAACTACAATTGGTACTAAACCTAAATTtcttgaaataatatttcgaGCATGgttctgtaaaataaaaaattattaaatattatttaaggttataaaattaaatttttataaaatcatattattgtaaaattgcatacatttgtatttaaaaaattgccaaTTTTCctgagcaacattttttttttatattaaattaatagtcaATAGACTAATAAAAAtctgttttgtttttatgtcctttatttttattgaattcaaattaaattaaatttattaaaatttaattattattattgagtaaaGTTTtagaaagtataaaataaattaaatttttattttgtttatgttacaaaaataaaataaattaaaatattttcacttgGTGTCatctatttatcaattttatatatttgacaCATGAACTcggttatattttttccattcaaaataaagtaaagcAATCGagaatgtaaaataataataataataataataatagtaactgTATTTTGGCGCCACCGCAAATCCTAAagtgatttcaaattttcgcggttaaaattttatcagtgaTGTATACTACTAATAACTTCAagtatttagtattttatatattaattttggtctattacaaaataatttaataatttaataatttaattacgagCGTGAATTTGGctgataattgaaaatattttaaatttttgaataaataaaaaaaaatgtcagaagaataaaaatttaaaaatgcgtaCTTAGATAATTAAAGAACCAATacgcgtttttttttaaatttcattattttaattaatttattcatttatttaaaatttataaattgtctcatatttgctacatttacacttattttaaatttatataaaatttaagcaGTTTTATAATCACGTTTGATAGACATGATGAAAATAACGATTTACCGACTCAAATCCATCGAAAtccgattaaatttaatcgtaaTGACTGggaaaaaattcacaaaaataataatttatttatcacaataatttaaaataaattaatgaccaAAGACCTGTAAATTTTTACCAGGAAAAATTGCAGGTGATAAGGAACAAATATTCTAAAGCAATGGAACCGATTTGTCATTGGTTACATTGACAGAGGGTGgagcaaataataaaattcttcgTAGCCATGCACGACAATATACCTTTCAATTATACTGTTATTAATCTAATGAAAGATATTAGGCagaaatatgataataatagtggTGGTAAATTGATGACGTTGTTGCTACAAGCAGTAATCTCcttcgattaaatttttcaaatttcgtttaTCAGTTGCTTTACGACAATTAACTTCGATGGATAGACACggtaacttaataattaaaatttctaacatAAACTGATAAAAGTCATGTTCGATATctttatctttaatttttaacataataactaaagttataaatataaattaatgtaaaaaaaaatattatttagaaacaatattaaatttatttggtgaATTTTAcgagtttattaaatataatttgaacaAACATGCGCTCTCTTGACATATATCgtattttagtgatttttatatatgtgatAAGTGTAGACAGTGTCATTAATAGACAGAAATGTTGCCCGCCAAATATGATATTCCCGATTAAAGAGAATTCCAAGTGTTATatttctcaaaataaaaattcatctgATTATTATGAGGAGAGAAATGGCGATTGGATAATTGGGTTCTTCGAAGACTGCTCAAATGATACCTTCACGGATTTGAAAGAATTTAAGGACAAGAGTTCAACGATATCGAAATCAGCAATTGCCTGTACTGATCTTGTGCGAGACgatcttacaaatatttcatttgtTCATTACTGCAATCAAGCACATGAAGAAATTTCGGATCCGCAATCAATGAGCATTAGAAAATGTTGTCCTCATGGCCAACGCTATGATGCTAAAATTCGAGAATGTGTTTCTGATTCCTCAAATTATTTCGACGTTCTTAAAGCTTTACGTGCCTTTTCTAACAAGAATATACATTTCTTATCAATAGTAGAAGGTCCCCCAAGTTGTAATTACtctttaattgattatatcATTAGTGCAGCTAATGATACTCTGATTCTTAATAGCGATACTTCAGAggtatgttttatttaattactaattaaattttcaaattttgttctCAAGTACATGAgaactcatatttttatcgtaaaatATTCCTcattaatcttttttattatttagatgaAATGTATTTTGATAGACGAAGAAAAATGGtgacaaaaaatgtaaaaatttagattatGATGTCAACCGAACTTTTAACAGGAACTTGAGTCGCCAAAATATTATACTGTACtatataattactattgtcagccgctaaaaattttttactctctaCTGTAATTCCTAATTAAGACAAATAATTTccattacaattaattaatacgtttagaaaatataaaattttttgtaatgcAGCATAGCAATTTTTTGGAGACTTAATTTCCTGTTTTAAGTTTGATCGacaacataataaaaattcgtacatTTCTTCAGTCCATTTTTCTTCGTGTAAAATATCGTAAATTTAATGATCGGCGAgcattataaattcaaatatatatctgCATTTCGAAGCAATTACCTGACATTGCTTCGCAGTGACTCAGAATGTACTTAAGGTCTTAAGTATTCTGTTTACACAGGATTAATTTACTTTAGAAATAAATCATGTACTTTGAActcaaaatataatattaatattttaatatctacttaatattgttttgaatttaaagaaaattaattatgcatGAAAAAactagttttatatttaagatttccatgtaaaatttttacaccttttaattttttatgtttttcgTAGGCATTGATTCAATCGAAGAATAGTCAGACTAAAATTTctgttaatgaaaataatgcaTGCTTTGACTTTGAATTATCTTCTGGTATCATTGTAGTAAGAGCGTGTAGTGACGATAAATACTGTGCAGAAAACACTTGTTTGAGAAAGTGTTGCCCGGAAGATGAAGCTTGGATTAAACATAAATGCCGGAAACTTTCGACATACGAAGGCCCTCGTAAAGAATTTCACactgaaataaaaacattcaTTGAAAGTTTTCGTAATAACTCAAAATCACCAGAGGTTTTAAATTCTActggtaacttttttttttttaatattctaatataatatttaaatcacaataaattatatacactgtaaaaaatttgagtggACGtgaattaaatccggagtgaatgtggatttagaaaaaatccagatcacttcGAAATCTTTTCGCTGAAAAACAAgctccgaatttactccgtatgcagaatgaatttttttaaaactccggaactctgaGTGAAAtcggattaaaataaaatacgaatttacttccaattttttacagtgtataattattaaagtatataTACTAGGAATAAGTTCACAATCTTTGTAAAACGTTTCGTCGGTTTCCCgactttttcaaatattcaattattaaacattaattgtcaataaaataaaaaataattaagacaGAGTAGTATACTAGTCTTTTCAACAACAaattactgataattattaaaaaagacgataataaaaatatttttacaaagttaATTATGACAAGTAGATAtcaagacaataaaaatatacatgatGAAACCAACGAAATGTTGtacagaaattataaataaacgttaATTATAACACCTATCAAAGAAATTGTGAACTTATtcctattatatataaaaaatggatatgaatcgtaataattttaacactaAAACATATTTGCTAAATTTATTAGATTACGGTATTATGATTGGGATTCCATTTTGCAACCATGGCCGTATGTATCCAGTAATGAAACCAAAGAAGAATTGGTATTTTACTTTACatggatatatttatatatcgaATTCCAATACTTTTTACGATCCGAATGTTTATTGTTTGGAAATGgcgtatgaaaataattatgacgATGGATTGTATCCTAATATATGTTTTGAAAGATTTAAACCAGAGACAGAGCGCTTTCCACTAcggtagtaattttaaaataataaatagtactAATATTAATTGTTACAAAGTGGCAAGATTTGATTCTgcctttacatttttttttccatattgAAGATTTTATGTCTTTACTTTCAGATTTGTAATAAATGCGTCGTTG is a window from the Microplitis demolitor isolate Queensland-Clemson2020A chromosome 4, iyMicDemo2.1a, whole genome shotgun sequence genome containing:
- the LOC103581023 gene encoding protein limb expression 1 homolog is translated as MQGIMPVKTKTRVPESMGVSGDLVDARAKQVLREAVDAVVNSFAKHTQGYGRVNVVEALQEFWQMKQSRGTELRNGALVIYESVPGASPPYVCYVTLPGGSCFGSFQSCPTKAEARRSAAKIALMNSVFNEHPSRKITDDFIEKAVAEARASFNKPASTSNGQSQNSGDEKEDPNTGIGAFRFMLECNRGRTMLEFQELMTVFQLLHWNGSLKAMRERQCSRQEVVAHYSHRALDDDMRSQMALDWVAREHENGGGVVAMELALAERELETARLAGRELRFPKEKKDILMLAHAQVCPQ
- the LOC103581020 gene encoding G-protein coupled receptor Mth — translated: MRSLDIYRILVIFIYVISVDSVINRQKCCPPNMIFPIKENSKCYISQNKNSSDYYEERNGDWIIGFFEDCSNDTFTDLKEFKDKSSTISKSAIACTDLVRDDLTNISFVHYCNQAHEEISDPQSMSIRKCCPHGQRYDAKIRECVSDSSNYFDVLKALRAFSNKNIHFLSIVEGPPSCNYSLIDYIISAANDTLILNSDTSEALIQSKNSQTKISVNENNACFDFELSSGIIVVRACSDDKYCAENTCLRKCCPEDEAWIKHKCRKLSTYEGPRKEFHTEIKTFIESFRNNSKSPEVLNSTDYGIMIGIPFCNHGRMYPVMKPKKNWYFTLHGYIYISNSNTFYDPNVYCLEMAYENNYDDGLYPNICFERFKPETERFPLRFVINASLELTSCVFLIVTFLMYVLQPSIQNLHGNILMSYIGSLFIAYACHAVMIFLILKDKYNYDYYVLDSPVCKPLGYIVTAAYLIAFSWLHVLCFDIWWTFRGYNGVIKLNKGKNKAHWKQFIRYSYWALVPAMVVTISIIIVDNIDIIPLDFRPLIGTDSCWFSSKYGNSGKIIFFYGPMIVVVLLNTIYFILTMRSYGSVKADVTKYGDASDREKKLKEDRAKLKLTLKLLVLMGIFWLIEILSFLINSYFPNFPWKIETFYAFDVYNCLQGMILCIFVFLKENSCTKIKAQYTKVKSLVSESITSFINRFKIKKSTSSSTITDTTISTTISDTTVNDSFNDSTNANTSITTISSSNTAESTL
- the LOC103581021 gene encoding ATP-dependent Clp protease proteolytic subunit → MLLRKIGNFLNTNNHARNIISRNLGLVPIVVEQTGRGERAYDIYSRLLKDRIICLMGAVTDDVSSLVIAQLLFLQSESNKKPIHLYINSPGGSVTAGLGIYDTMQYVLPPIATWCVGQACSMASLLLAAGAPGMRHSLPNARIMIHQPSGGVQGQATDIQIQAEEILKLKNQINHLYVKHTGLDISRIENSMERDKFMNPSEAKEFGIIDTILEHPTQEKDDNRSSPSKTDSAVDT